The Quercus lobata isolate SW786 chromosome 4, ValleyOak3.0 Primary Assembly, whole genome shotgun sequence genome segment agagagagagagagagagagttacctTTGGGAGGATCGGTATTTCTTTGGGGTTCCTTATGGAAGGCATACCATTGCATTTTCCCATTCCCAACATCTGAAGCAACAAAGTACTGATTCAATCCTAGGAACACCCGATACCTTCAAACAGAacactaaaataaacaaacagaATGCATAACTACTCAGTATCTCTACATATTCTTATGTCATTTTAAATACATCTATAAGCTAAGGTTGTGAATATAAAACCAAGTAACATACCCAACAATATCAATATATGGTGGCACAAAGTTAGTTAGTCCACTATAGCATGTATAACTTGAATAATTTGCTTCCTGCTCCCCAAACAAATTTGAACGCACCTAAGGGGAAAGTTGAACaataatttgaaacttaaaagcGAGGAAGAAGAAATATTGCGCTGGAGTTGAATGATAGAGATGGGCTAGATAACATACTATTGACCAAATTCCATCAGCTCCAACTAATATGTCTCCATCATACTGCTGTCCATCTTGAAGTATAGCTGTTACCTAATAAACGATGAAAGGGCAATGAAATACATACAGAAATTGGTTTATTAGAATTCAAGTTGTTAAAACATTTCAAAACCTTGTTGGGGTCTTCCATGAAGTCTACAACTTTAGACTCGTTTCTCACAATTTCAGACCCAACTGCATTGATTAAGATGTCTTGCAATTCCATCCTACATATTACTTGAGTAATAGGAAGTCCCCTCCTTACAGCAGGAGTAGAAAGGTCAAACTTAGTAAACCTGAAGCAGAAGGGACAGAAATTTTGACATCAATTACCAGCAAATAAACACTAATTTAACTTCTTGGTGGGTCTTATGGGAATAAGAACCAGAAATTTATCAGTCAAGCTCGATGGATGGAGGTTATGTCAATGTCAGGGGTAGAAGCATCACATTCACATAAACTTCTGAGACTGATACAATCCAGTAAGTTTTGACAATATGCATTAACTGTCATGACTAATAGCTATTCAAATAATGGTGGCTATCTTTGCTTATGACATTCAGCACTCTTTTAAGTACAGTTCCTAACGCATACCTTAGATTCTTCAATTGAATACAACCACATGGTCAGTATAAATAATGGTATCTTTTTCAAGGATAATTAATTTCAATGATGAAGTTTGTTGGTCAAAGCAACCACATGGTTAAATTTAACTGGGGAACATAAGCTACAACACCAAAGAACTGTCGATCTGAGCAAATCAACTACATGAAAAGTCAGCCAAAGAGCTTAATAGGCAATCAAGGAAGACTATGAGAGAAAAAGGTCACCACTTACCATTCACCAGAGACACCATCTGCAAGGCCATTGATCCTATTGCCAGTAACACAACCTGCTTTCATAATTTGCTCAGCAACATTCTCATCTATCTCTTGCAACACAGCCAAAGCACTACTTAAGAGTTGAATAGGGCCACGATGCCTACCCTCCCCTCTCACCGCACTCAAATCCTTCTCAAAAACCTTTACTTCAAACCCTCTATGCTTTGCAGCCAGAGCCAAGACTAGCCCCCCTATGCCCCCACCTGCTATCAGAATCTTAAGTCTCTTTCTTCCTTCACTGTTCTTTTCATCTGACCTTAGATCATCTTTACCACCTTCACATCTAACAAAATAGCTTCTCATACTGGCTTTTTTAGCTCCAGGGTGAGGAATTTTATTACATGTCTGGTTTTGATTGCATGGATTAAGGTACAAGAGAGATGCCATTCTTGTTCAAGAAACAAAAAGCTGGAACATATGCTTATAATGGGTTGCTGTGTTTATGTGGAAAGCACCGAGTTGACAGTCACTGTATAACACGTGTACTTTTGCCTGTTATGCACTGCATGAGGTAGGTCCGTTGAAAAGACTTCTTTTTCTCAGATAGTGCTAACCAAACTATACGCACCAAATTTTGCTTTGATGCTAAAATTTACCTACATATATCATTTACAATGCCTAATGTGAACGCACTTAGCCGAGTCGAGTCCTGTCAcagataacttttttttaaataatttttttacaaattttttcataagtttgaagataaattgttattgatttctACATAGATTCACTATTGACAACATTTTATTATCTTTCACCGATAAGTTGTTACCTCAATTgctatgaaaaatattatgctGACAGATTTCTTGTTAATACTTTCaatttcttctaatttttatttaaatataagacataatatttaaaaataaaataagggtccgtttggtaatGTTACTCTAACGTTATttaagtattgtaaaaatacgtgtgaataaaaaaaagttgtggaaatacatgttgtgttgtttaaacaacattaccaaacaggCTAATCTTTAGgaatatatatcttttaaagGGTTTCATTTGcttcagttttcttttttggtaaacaatttGCTTCCATTTTCACATGCTACTGAGTGAAGCCTATAATATATTGGACGGGTCTGTATAATATCCAATACACTAGCACGAACAAGCCCAACTCAATAccattaatttttcaaaagaaccATTATCATTCCAATATAAACATTGAACCATGATTTATTTACTTGTGTTTTCCTTGTAGTCTTTCTAAAAGCAGACAAAAAGTAGGAAGTTGCTTTCGTTAAATTAATGTCACTTTCTTGATTTGTTTGAAGGTTAACATGGATGAGATGTCAAAGATGCACATTCTCTGAGCATAGTTAAAGTTCCATACATGTTCTAATTTGTTTGGAGAGAAGAGCTGTCTACTAAGAAATAATTGCATGGTGGGGGCTGCCTAAAGACCGCATATTGAACTTTTGGTCCACATTAGTCACTGTCACACAAAAGGGTGAGTATGTAGCTTGGCTTATTGGgaagttattaaaaataagtttatctTGTCATTTAATTGaaagtattttcttttattttctatctattATTGGATAAACAAATGTACTAGAGATCACCAACTATTTACAGAAAACAGGATACATATTTCCGCTAAGTGATTGcccaaaacttttattaaaattttagtgctaagaaaataaaattactattgtctgatataaataaataatagaagaTGAGGTGAGAGGCCAAATGAAAACCATTTTAAAAGAACATGTCCCATTGCAAAACCTCATGCTAAATATATAATGatgatttgagagagagagagagagagagagagagagagagatgttacGCATGAATAACACAAATTTATACAGGACCACCACACGTTAATCACTAACCAAATAATGTATTGTACACTAGCATCAGCATCTCCTAAGTGAACTCAGTTaaccaataaattattaacccAGCAGCAGCTACAACAATACCCATCCATCCCTACAATAGCACTATCCTACTAATTGTCCCAAGCCCAGAGTCATCCCCAgcgggggagagagagagagagagttggaagATGGTAGTATTATACTAGAAAGTAACcttcaaatcagatttttccatTATAAAATCTTAACACTATCCATCATATTAACCTCCTCCAGCCTTAAAATTGTATGTTATAATCCTGCTTTCTGTTGTAACCAGTCCCTAATCAATCTCGATCCATCGACTGCCCAAGCGAGAACTGGTGGCCACCCTCATCTgtttaaaaaagaacaaaaatgggGCATTAAAATGGAATCGAGTCAAATAATTAGCCTTAATTAGGGGGgtaaaaatttatgaattatggGTCCATGGAATAAAAAACAAGTTCTTTCCAAAGCTAAGGAATAACAAGGACTTCTTTGATGAGATTTATCATCAAATGCTAAAGAACAAAGGACACATTCAATATCCATGGATTGCTTAAACAGCCCTTATCGCTGGACAGAGTTCTAAAGTTACTTATATAGGGCAACCTATGATCCTAAGAATAATGCAAGGTAAGATCAAATAATTGTACCGCTTTCACCATCAGAAATCTCATTAAGCCTTGAAATTGCGTCAACAAGTGCTTGTTCTTGCTCCTGCAATGATGTATACATGCTGTTTGAGCAAAGAGATGTAAAAGCAACAAAAGCTTGAGAAAAAACTCAAGAGTGGGGGCACCCTCAACAAAGTACTTGAGAAGGGGAAGGGAGGGTGGGGTGTTATTTCTTTCTTACCTTCAATGCTTTCTTGGCTCTCTCAATTTCAAGAGGATCTGGATGATTTGCACCAAAAACTCTCTCCACCTATCCAAATTCCACAGAAAATTATACAAATGTAAAGACATTAAAAAGTTTACAATTACAGATGATGGAGGTTTCACTTACCTCCTTGATTAGAGTATCTGTGTGAAGAATTTTTATATCATCTGGTGCTTTCTTTCCAATTCCATTTTGCGATGGCAGAAAATCTTTTCTGGCATGACCCTTTGTAGCCCCTCTACCTCTTCCTGCACCTGGAATACCATCACGGCCAACAGGTCTATTCATCCCATGACCTGATCCACCATAACCCCCTCGACGGGGGATTCCAGGATCCTCGCCAACCCATTGGATATCCTCAGGGGAGATCTGCATTAAGAACCATGAatcaataaaagcaaaatagaATATGTATGGAACTAATATATTAAATGCCAGATTATACCATACAAAGGGACATCTTAGGCATCCCAAAACTCAGCTTTGCAGTATATAATACATGTTGTGTAGATGTGAAAAGTGCTCTTTTTTAGTCTACATGAAAGTCCCaaccacataaatttttttataggaaataataattttattgataaagGACTATTTCACAAAGAATAATGAAATAGCCAAAAACATATG includes the following:
- the LOC115986353 gene encoding zeaxanthin epoxidase, chloroplastic-like encodes the protein MASLLYLNPCNQNQTCNKIPHPGAKKASMRSYFVRCEGGKDDLRSDEKNSEGRKRLKILIAGGGIGGLVLALAAKHRGFEVKVFEKDLSAVRGEGRHRGPIQLLSSALAVLQEIDENVAEQIMKAGCVTGNRINGLADGVSGEWFTKFDLSTPAVRRGLPITQVICRMELQDILINAVGSEIVRNESKVVDFMEDPNKVTAILQDGQQYDGDILVGADGIWSIVRSNLFGEQEANYSSYTCYSGLTNFVPPYIDIVGYRVFLGLNQYFVASDVGNGKMQWYAFHKEPQRNTDPPKGKKKRLLELFGNWCNEVITLIRETPEHMILRRDIYDRDMIYSWGNGRVTLLGDAAHPMQPNFGQGGCMAIEDCYQLILELDKLAKSGSDVQQSYEIASTLRRYEKKRMFRISTVHAASRMASKMIDTYQPYMEFSPGPLSHLSTLRIKHPSIHVARALLQFCLPHFLTWMIAGHGFHIKRKRSA